In Streptomyces venezuelae, the sequence TTCACCGCAGCCTCGCCCCAAGAAGCCTCCGCGCTGGCTCCTGCGCCGCCCGGATCCGGACGCGCCGGCCCGCATCTTCCTGTTCCCCTACTCGGGTTGCGGCGCCTCGATGTACCAGGCGTGGCCACGCCGCATCGGTGCCGTCGACGTCTGCCTGATCCAGCCGCCGGCCCGGCAGAACCGGATCGCCGAGCCGCACTACGGCACGTACGAGAACATGGCGCGGGACCTCGTCGAGTACCTGCGGCCGCACCTGGACCGGCCGTTCGCCTTCTTCGGGCACTGCGGCGGAGCGCTCCCGGGGGTCGAGGTGGCCCGGCAGCTCGCCGCGGCCGGACTCCCGCTGCCCGAGCGGATCTTCGTGTCGGGTCAGGTGGCACCGCACGACGGCCCGTACAGCCGGCTGTTCGCGCTGGACCGCGACGGGCTGCGCCAGGAACTCGGCCACATCGTCACCGCGCTCGGTGGTGATCCGAGCGGGCCCGTCGTCGAGATGGGCCTGGAGGTCCTCGCCAACGACCTGGAGGCGAACCGGCGGTACACCCCGGGCCGCATCACGCTTCCCTCGGCCGTCACCGCGATCGGCTGGTCCGAGGACACCGAGATCCCCACGAAGCTCATGGGCGGCTGGGCGGACACGACGGAGGACTGCCGGACCGTCGAACTGGACGGCGACCACTTCGCGTTCCTCTCCGCGCCCGAGGCGCTGCTCGCGGAGATCCGCCGGGACTTCGGCGCGGAGCACGCAGCCGGAACGGACTAGGCCGGAGCGGTCGGACGGTACGGGCGGCGCGTCTGCCGCGCCG encodes:
- a CDS encoding thioesterase II family protein, with the translated sequence MNSPQPRPKKPPRWLLRRPDPDAPARIFLFPYSGCGASMYQAWPRRIGAVDVCLIQPPARQNRIAEPHYGTYENMARDLVEYLRPHLDRPFAFFGHCGGALPGVEVARQLAAAGLPLPERIFVSGQVAPHDGPYSRLFALDRDGLRQELGHIVTALGGDPSGPVVEMGLEVLANDLEANRRYTPGRITLPSAVTAIGWSEDTEIPTKLMGGWADTTEDCRTVELDGDHFAFLSAPEALLAEIRRDFGAEHAAGTD